The genomic DNA GCCACACACTGACGTTATAAATCAAGGCCCGTGTCACAGTGAATGTGGCGCGGGTCTTGTCATTTGTATTAAAGTGCGTAGAAACTGCCTATCAGCGACGGCAAAGCCAAGGAGGAAACCATGGGAACCATACTGCTTTTCGACGCGGGCAATACCAATACCAAGATTTGTCTGGCCGACGACACGGGGCTTGGCGAAAGTTATACCCTGCCCACCCGTCCGGCCAATACCAACGATGACTGGGGGCTGAAGATAGAGGCCATTCTCCAGCGTGAAGGCATTGTGCCCAGCGAAGTGGAAGCCTGCGTCATTTCATCCGTGGTACCGCCGCTCGATCCGCTCATCACGCGCATGGCCCGCCGTTTTCTCGATTGCGAGGCCGTGTTTGCGGGGCGCGATCTGAAAATCGACCTTGATAATGAGTATGCCCGTCCCGAACAGGTGGGCGCGGATATCCTTGTCGGCTGTCTGTCCGCCCGACTGACGTATGATGCGGAAAACATCATCGTCATTGATTTCGGTACGGCCACGACGCTTGCCTGTGTGCAGGGCACGGCCTTCAAGGGCGGCCTGATCTGTCCCGGCGTCCTGTCATCCGTCTCGGCTCTGGCTGGGGGTACTGCAAAACTCCCCAAGGTCGACTTGACGATAGAATCCGAGACCCTCTCGTGGGGAAAAAGCACGGAAGAGTGCCTCAATCAGGGGCTTGTCTTCGGTTTCGCGTCCATGATAGACGGCCTTGTCAACAAACTGGCGGCCCAGATGGACGACCCGTTCGTCGTGGCCACCGGCGGCCTTGCCCGAACCATCGGCCAGGTGTCGGACTCGGTAAACGAACTCCGCCCCGACCTCGTCATGGAAGGGCTGTGGATGGCGTATTACAACGATTGATAATAGAAAAACATCCCCCGGAGTAAGCTCCGGAGGATGTTTTTTTGATCAAGGACCTGAGGTTGTTTCCAATCAGACTGTATCCAGTGCCAACTCAAGCCCCGGCACATCACGCGAGTCCTCAGACGATAGGGCCTGCGGCGCAGGCTGCACCACTCTGACTTGATTCTGCGAATCTTCCTTCCATCTTCCGTTACCATTCCCGTTACCGTCTACGTTGAAAAACGCTATGGTCTGCTCAAGTTGGCAGCTTTGGCCGGTCAACTCCTCACTGGTCGAAGCCATTTGCTCCG from uncultured Pseudodesulfovibrio sp. includes the following:
- a CDS encoding type III pantothenate kinase; this translates as MGTILLFDAGNTNTKICLADDTGLGESYTLPTRPANTNDDWGLKIEAILQREGIVPSEVEACVISSVVPPLDPLITRMARRFLDCEAVFAGRDLKIDLDNEYARPEQVGADILVGCLSARLTYDAENIIVIDFGTATTLACVQGTAFKGGLICPGVLSSVSALAGGTAKLPKVDLTIESETLSWGKSTEECLNQGLVFGFASMIDGLVNKLAAQMDDPFVVATGGLARTIGQVSDSVNELRPDLVMEGLWMAYYND